From a single Sphingobium sp. genomic region:
- a CDS encoding cysteine synthase A yields the protein MTAIASTLDLIGNTPLVLLKGPSAETGCEIYGKCEFANPGASVKDRAALFIVRDAEAQGLLKTGGTIVEGTAGNTGIGLALVGNALGYRTIIVMPETQSQEKKDTLRALGAQLVLVPAAPFSNPGHFVHTSRRIAEETENAVWANQFDNIANRKAHIETTAEEIWAQMDGRIDGFTCAAGTGGTIAGVGLGLKAKDEAVTIALSDPHGAALYNFYAHGELRAEGNSVAEGIGQGRITANLEGAPIDTQFRISDEDGLVWVRRLLAEEGLCLGLSSGINVAGAVELARQLGPGKRIATILCDTGFRYLSTLYNPQWMQAKGLAPMPWQLDY from the coding sequence ATGACTGCTATTGCATCCACACTTGATCTTATCGGAAATACGCCGCTGGTCCTGCTGAAGGGGCCGAGTGCGGAAACCGGTTGCGAAATCTATGGCAAGTGCGAATTTGCCAACCCCGGGGCGTCGGTGAAAGACCGGGCGGCGCTTTTCATCGTCCGCGATGCAGAAGCGCAGGGGTTACTCAAGACCGGCGGCACGATTGTCGAGGGAACGGCCGGGAACACCGGCATCGGGCTCGCGCTCGTTGGAAACGCGCTTGGCTATCGCACGATCATTGTCATGCCCGAAACGCAAAGCCAGGAGAAAAAGGACACGCTGCGTGCGCTTGGTGCACAACTGGTGCTGGTGCCCGCTGCTCCGTTTTCCAACCCCGGCCATTTCGTCCACACATCACGCCGTATCGCCGAAGAAACAGAAAATGCCGTCTGGGCGAACCAGTTCGATAACATCGCCAACCGCAAGGCACATATTGAAACCACGGCTGAAGAAATCTGGGCGCAGATGGATGGTCGGATCGATGGCTTCACCTGTGCAGCGGGCACCGGCGGTACGATAGCGGGCGTCGGTCTGGGGCTGAAAGCAAAGGATGAGGCGGTTACCATCGCGCTCAGCGATCCACACGGCGCTGCGCTTTACAACTTTTATGCCCATGGCGAATTGCGGGCAGAGGGCAATTCGGTCGCCGAGGGCATCGGGCAGGGCCGGATTACCGCAAATCTGGAAGGCGCGCCGATCGACACGCAATTTCGCATTTCGGACGAAGACGGTTTGGTCTGGGTGCGCCGGCTGCTAGCAGAAGAGGGGCTATGCCTCGGACTGTCGTCGGGCATCAACGTTGCGGGCGCGGTTGAATTGGCGCGGCAATTGGGTCCGGGCAAGCGGATCGCAACGATCCTGTGCGACACTGGTTTTCGTTATCTTTCGACGCTTTATAACCCTCAATGGATGCAGGCAAAGGGTTTGGCGCCTATGCCATGGCAACTGGACTATTGA
- a CDS encoding TonB-dependent receptor, whose amino-acid sequence MKKAVLLRSAAFAAVALSAVHAPAYAQNAETANAADEADEDDDFHRTGEIVVTAPYFEKLDLLAGTSALAGEDLAQQSRGQIGDTLTSLPGISATSFSPGSSRPVLRGFQGNRVAVLTDGIGNIDASNTSADHAVTIETLTTERIEVLRGPAVLLFGGQAVGGAVNAIDKRIPRSIPEAPAHVDVLGGYGSAASEWSGGASVDVALANRIVVHVDGSYRKSDDMRIGGYQLSPELRKEVLELADEEATEGHLDEAEELREAAENRGRIPNSAVESWSAGVGAAFIGERGNLGASFSIYDTSYGIPSRPGTAHAHGGAEASAGEKIAMGAKGEEDVTIGLRQYRADLRGEVETGGDFIEKLTFRAGYADYSHTEFEGDEIGTVFNSDGIEARFEAVQANRNGWRGASGVQYLTRDFEAIGAEAFVPPNRTRQLGLFTFQEYGWDNFEIEGALRYDSVTQEAQTRGLERTFNNVSAAMGAAYLFSSLKLGLNASRTARAPAVEELFSDGPHIATQAYEIGDPTLGSERAWNLELYARYDSSNVKATATVYSNWFSNFIYEDATGTEEDNLPVFQYFQNKARFWGFEAELSARLGQIGGFDFVVDGVADHTRATISNGGGPVPRIPPLRLLGGAELKSGALDLRGEVEWSADQNRTAAFETDTAGFTMVNASVSWRPLGANRNIVFIASANNIFDVTARRAASFTKDFVPLSGRDFRLTARLSF is encoded by the coding sequence ATGAAAAAAGCCGTTCTCCTTCGCAGCGCTGCATTCGCTGCTGTCGCACTTTCTGCAGTGCACGCACCAGCCTATGCGCAAAATGCGGAGACCGCGAACGCAGCCGATGAGGCTGACGAAGACGACGATTTTCACCGCACCGGCGAGATTGTTGTCACTGCCCCCTATTTTGAGAAGCTCGATCTGCTGGCAGGCACCTCTGCCCTTGCCGGAGAAGATCTCGCCCAACAATCACGCGGCCAGATCGGTGATACGCTGACATCCCTTCCCGGCATTTCTGCGACAAGCTTTAGCCCCGGATCGTCGCGCCCGGTCTTGCGCGGCTTTCAGGGCAATCGCGTCGCGGTGTTGACAGACGGCATTGGCAATATCGACGCGTCGAATACCTCGGCTGACCACGCCGTGACGATCGAAACACTGACCACCGAGCGGATAGAGGTATTGCGCGGACCGGCGGTATTGCTTTTCGGCGGCCAAGCTGTGGGCGGCGCGGTCAACGCAATCGACAAACGCATTCCCCGTTCAATCCCCGAGGCCCCGGCGCATGTTGACGTGCTGGGCGGCTATGGCAGCGCAGCGAGTGAATGGTCGGGCGGCGCGTCGGTTGACGTGGCTTTGGCCAACCGCATTGTCGTCCATGTCGACGGTAGCTATCGCAAAAGCGACGATATGCGCATCGGCGGTTATCAACTCTCCCCCGAGCTTCGCAAAGAGGTACTCGAACTCGCCGATGAAGAGGCTACCGAGGGCCATCTCGACGAAGCCGAGGAATTGCGGGAGGCTGCTGAAAATCGCGGGCGCATTCCCAACAGTGCCGTCGAAAGCTGGAGCGCGGGCGTTGGCGCGGCCTTTATCGGTGAACGCGGCAATCTTGGTGCGTCGTTCAGCATTTACGACACAAGCTACGGCATTCCCTCGCGCCCGGGCACCGCGCACGCCCATGGCGGTGCAGAAGCGAGTGCCGGCGAAAAAATCGCGATGGGCGCAAAGGGTGAAGAAGACGTCACAATCGGGCTACGCCAATATCGCGCCGACCTCCGCGGCGAGGTCGAAACCGGCGGGGACTTTATCGAGAAACTGACATTCCGGGCAGGCTATGCCGACTATTCACACACGGAATTTGAAGGCGACGAAATCGGCACCGTCTTCAACAGCGACGGCATTGAAGCCCGTTTCGAAGCCGTGCAGGCAAATCGTAACGGTTGGCGCGGGGCCAGCGGCGTCCAGTATCTGACACGCGATTTCGAGGCTATCGGCGCCGAAGCATTTGTGCCGCCTAACCGAACACGCCAATTGGGTCTTTTCACATTCCAAGAATATGGCTGGGACAATTTCGAAATCGAGGGCGCCTTGCGCTATGACAGCGTCACGCAAGAAGCGCAGACGCGGGGCCTCGAACGGACCTTTAACAATGTATCAGCCGCCATGGGTGCCGCCTATCTATTCAGCAGCCTGAAGCTGGGCTTGAACGCATCGCGCACCGCGCGAGCCCCAGCAGTCGAAGAACTGTTCTCCGATGGACCGCATATCGCAACCCAGGCCTATGAAATCGGCGACCCCACGCTCGGCAGCGAGAGGGCATGGAATCTCGAGCTTTATGCTCGCTACGACAGCTCGAATGTGAAAGCGACAGCAACCGTCTATTCAAACTGGTTCAGTAACTTCATCTATGAAGACGCTACCGGCACCGAAGAGGATAATCTGCCGGTTTTCCAATATTTCCAAAACAAGGCCCGCTTTTGGGGCTTCGAGGCCGAACTCTCGGCGCGACTGGGCCAGATCGGCGGCTTTGACTTTGTGGTCGATGGGGTTGCCGACCATACGCGTGCAACCATTTCGAATGGCGGCGGGCCCGTTCCGCGCATCCCGCCGCTCCGCCTGCTGGGCGGCGCCGAACTGAAAAGCGGTGCGCTTGATCTGCGCGGTGAAGTGGAATGGTCAGCCGATCAGAATCGGACGGCAGCCTTCGAAACCGACACGGCGGGCTTCACTATGGTCAACGCTTCAGTCAGTTGGCGACCCCTTGGCGCGAACCGAAATATTGTGTTCATCGCGTCGGCCAACAATATCTTCGATGTAACCGCCCGCCGCGCCGCGTCGTTCACCAAGGATTTTGTGCCGCTTTCTGGACGTGATTTCCGACTCACCGCAAGATTGAGCTTTTGA
- a CDS encoding entericidin A/B family lipoprotein, translated as MRKIIAASLIAASLLLSACNTVKGLGRDIESVGEAGDRAI; from the coding sequence ATGCGCAAGATCATCGCTGCATCACTGATCGCCGCCAGCCTTTTGCTGTCCGCGTGCAACACCGTGAAGGGCCTTGGCAGGGATATCGAATCGGTTGGCGAAGCCGGCGACCGCGCGATTTAA
- the tatC gene encoding twin-arginine translocase subunit TatC encodes MSELEDSKMPLLDHLIELRNRLLWCVLALAIAFGICFYFAQTIYGWLVQPLKNIGHDRLIYTDIFEAFFVQVKVGLFAALMVSFPVFATQMWRFIAPGLYRKEKKAFLPFLLMTPILFGMGASMAYFGAMPVALRFLLGFEGNVGGVTQEALPGVGNYLNFSTTFIFGFGVAFQLPVLLMLLERAGIVTYEQLRDGRRYAIVGAFVAAAVLTPPDIISQLLLAIPLCLLYELALIAIRFTHKKRTQEVDAAAEDEGEPA; translated from the coding sequence GTGAGCGAGCTTGAAGATAGCAAAATGCCCTTGCTTGATCATTTGATCGAGCTGCGCAACCGCTTGCTCTGGTGCGTGCTCGCGCTCGCAATTGCCTTTGGCATTTGCTTCTATTTCGCTCAGACGATTTATGGCTGGCTCGTGCAGCCGCTGAAGAATATCGGGCATGACCGGTTGATTTATACAGATATCTTCGAAGCGTTTTTCGTTCAGGTGAAGGTCGGCCTTTTCGCGGCGCTGATGGTGAGCTTTCCGGTTTTCGCTACCCAGATGTGGCGGTTCATTGCGCCAGGCCTTTACAGGAAAGAAAAAAAGGCTTTCCTGCCTTTTCTGCTTATGACGCCGATATTGTTCGGCATGGGCGCCAGCATGGCCTATTTCGGCGCAATGCCCGTTGCCTTGCGCTTTCTTCTCGGATTTGAAGGCAATGTCGGCGGAGTAACGCAAGAGGCCTTGCCCGGCGTTGGCAATTATCTGAACTTTTCGACCACCTTCATTTTCGGCTTTGGCGTTGCGTTCCAGCTGCCGGTGTTGCTGATGCTGCTGGAGCGGGCTGGCATTGTAACTTACGAACAGTTGAGGGATGGCCGGCGTTACGCAATTGTTGGCGCGTTCGTGGCTGCGGCGGTTTTGACCCCGCCAGACATTATCTCACAGCTGCTGCTCGCAATCCCGCTCTGTCTGTTATACGAACTTGCGCTGATCGCCATTCGCTTCACGCACAAGAAGCGCACACAAGAGGTTGACGCCGCTGCCGAAGACGAAGGCGAACCTGCGTAA
- the tatB gene encoding Sec-independent protein translocase protein TatB, producing MFDIASSELILVALIALLVIGPKDLPRVLRAVGNWLSKARRMAAHFRSGLDEMVRQSEIEELEKKWAAENQRIMREFSADPVTDNSSVRQYDSLPPPDIEPDPAKDADAKADPKP from the coding sequence ATGTTTGACATCGCTTCCAGCGAATTGATCCTTGTCGCGCTGATTGCCCTACTGGTGATCGGTCCTAAGGATCTGCCGCGCGTCCTGCGCGCTGTCGGCAATTGGCTGAGTAAGGCGCGGCGCATGGCTGCGCATTTCCGCAGCGGACTCGATGAAATGGTTCGGCAATCTGAAATTGAGGAACTCGAGAAGAAATGGGCCGCAGAAAATCAACGCATCATGCGCGAATTTTCTGCCGATCCGGTCACCGACAACTCAAGTGTGCGCCAATATGATTCGCTGCCGCCGCCTGACATAGAGCCTGATCCTGCCAAGGACGCTGATGCGAAGGCAGACCCGAAGCCGTGA
- a CDS encoding twin-arginine translocase TatA/TatE family subunit, translated as MGSFSIWHWLVVGIIILLLFGRGRFSGMMGDVAKGIKEFKKGMAEDEDSKPAARIESPQPTVVDAEKQTDKTS; from the coding sequence ATGGGAAGTTTTAGTATCTGGCATTGGCTGGTGGTCGGCATTATCATCTTGCTGCTTTTCGGCCGCGGTCGTTTTTCCGGCATGATGGGTGATGTCGCAAAGGGCATCAAGGAATTCAAAAAAGGCATGGCCGAAGACGAAGATTCCAAGCCCGCGGCGCGCATCGAAAGCCCGCAGCCGACCGTTGTCGACGCCGAAAAGCAGACTGATAAGACCAGTTGA
- the scpB gene encoding SMC-Scp complex subunit ScpB, producing MMIEHDPAIRAVEATLFAAQTPMTVEQIKAYVGEAIDVADALTRLEAHYAGRGVELVKRGKAWHFQTAADLAHLLRREREESRKLSRAAVETLAIIAYHEPVSRAEIEAIRGVQISKGTLDVLMEAGWVRPAGRREVPGRPLTYATTSDFLAHFGLQSRRDLPGIADLRAAGLLDPVDLAFDGMQGVSAVENGDLPEGGDSELEIGDESA from the coding sequence CAATGACGGTGGAGCAGATCAAGGCCTATGTCGGCGAGGCAATTGATGTCGCTGATGCGCTGACCCGGCTTGAAGCGCATTATGCCGGGCGCGGTGTAGAATTGGTCAAGCGGGGCAAGGCCTGGCACTTCCAGACGGCGGCTGATCTGGCGCATTTGCTGCGCCGCGAGCGGGAAGAAAGCCGCAAACTGAGCCGCGCGGCGGTCGAAACACTTGCTATCATCGCCTATCATGAGCCGGTCAGTCGCGCCGAGATAGAGGCGATCCGAGGCGTCCAGATTTCAAAAGGCACATTGGACGTGCTGATGGAGGCGGGATGGGTGCGACCGGCCGGGCGACGCGAAGTGCCTGGGCGACCGCTAACCTACGCTACAACAAGCGATTTTCTTGCGCATTTCGGTTTACAGTCGCGTCGAGATCTCCCCGGAATTGCCGATTTACGGGCGGCGGGCTTGCTTGATCCGGTTGATCTGGCATTTGACGGGATGCAGGGTGTTTCCGCGGTCGAAAATGGCGATTTGCCCGAAGGTGGCGATAGCGAACTGGAAATTGGTGACGAAAGCGCCTAG